From the genome of Cytobacillus firmus, one region includes:
- the istA gene encoding IS21 family transposase produces the protein MKTRGEFFMIKEMYKRGMSISDIARELKMDWKTVKKYISSATVPTGKKRKRSSKLDAFKDYIDRRMMEDQVFNSEKILSEIKALGYQGGKTILKDYMQPFRKQAKKKYTVRYETLPGQQMQVDWKEVGEVILDGRKVKLSMFVGILGYSRMKYAAFTLSQDQEHVMQCLINSFKYLGGVPSSVLFDNMRTVTDGRDQGIVKWNKRFSEFAAYYGFIPKACRPYRAQTKGKVERAIQYIMNNFYNGTKFESLEELNQLLFRWLDAVGNRKRNETTGYSPQERWTEEKLQPIHDKKEYDTSYISFRKVHWDSSFSYKGEHWILSSKYAGKEILVKESLAGSIKIFYQGEEIGIQQRRKKIIPFSEKIKKKQTVVVGAPQPVSVEVDTRSLSIYDEFTKGESS, from the coding sequence GTGAAGACTAGAGGGGAATTTTTTATGATTAAGGAAATGTATAAGAGAGGTATGAGCATTTCAGACATAGCAAGAGAGCTGAAAATGGACTGGAAGACAGTAAAAAAATACATCAGTTCAGCTACGGTACCCACTGGAAAGAAAAGAAAAAGAAGCAGTAAACTTGATGCCTTTAAAGATTACATTGATAGGAGAATGATGGAAGACCAGGTATTTAACTCGGAAAAGATTCTTTCAGAAATTAAAGCACTAGGTTATCAGGGGGGCAAAACCATATTAAAAGACTACATGCAGCCTTTTAGGAAACAGGCCAAAAAGAAATATACGGTCCGTTATGAAACCCTTCCGGGTCAACAGATGCAGGTAGACTGGAAAGAAGTCGGAGAAGTCATCCTTGATGGGAGAAAGGTAAAGCTATCAATGTTTGTAGGCATTCTCGGATATTCCAGGATGAAATACGCAGCGTTCACCTTATCTCAAGATCAAGAACATGTAATGCAATGTTTGATTAACAGCTTCAAATATCTTGGAGGAGTCCCCTCCTCTGTATTGTTTGATAATATGAGGACGGTCACGGATGGCAGGGATCAAGGAATAGTTAAGTGGAATAAACGATTCTCGGAATTCGCAGCCTACTATGGTTTTATTCCAAAGGCCTGTAGACCTTACCGTGCTCAGACAAAAGGCAAGGTCGAAAGAGCAATCCAGTATATCATGAATAACTTTTACAATGGAACGAAGTTTGAGAGCCTGGAGGAATTAAATCAACTTCTTTTTAGGTGGCTGGATGCAGTAGGAAATCGAAAAAGAAACGAAACAACCGGTTATTCTCCACAAGAAAGGTGGACAGAGGAAAAGCTTCAGCCCATTCATGATAAGAAAGAATATGATACTAGTTATATTTCTTTTAGAAAGGTCCATTGGGATTCGAGTTTCTCTTATAAAGGCGAACACTGGATATTGTCCTCTAAATATGCAGGAAAAGAGATTTTAGTTAAGGAATCCTTGGCTGGTTCCATCAAGATATTCTACCAGGGAGAGGAAATTGGAATTCAGCAACGACGTAAAAAGATAATTCCATTCTCCGAGAAAATAAAAAAGAAACAGACTGTCGTGGTTGGCGCCCCTCAGCCTGTTTCTGTGGAAGTGGATACACGTTCCCTTTCAATCTACGACGAATTCACCAAAGGTGAATCCTCATGA
- the istB gene encoding IS21-like element helper ATPase IstB, giving the protein MRKKIREYSHKLNLPVIADRWSILAEQASKDNVPYSQFLFSLLELEIIEKQERTMKTLLKFAKFPYRKTMDDFDFTVQPNIDERRIKELMNLSFLEENENLIFLGPPGIGKTHLAVAIGLEAVSKGLKTYFITLSDMVSQLRKAEQNEKLERKIRSFVKPSVLIIDEIGYLNLDPQSAHYLFQVISRRYERGSIILTSNKGFGEWGEMVGDPIIATAMLDRLLHHSRIFNLKGNSYRLKEKQMKTQKD; this is encoded by the coding sequence ATGAGAAAGAAAATAAGGGAATATAGCCACAAGTTGAACTTGCCCGTAATAGCGGACCGATGGTCCATATTGGCCGAGCAAGCATCTAAAGATAATGTACCATATTCGCAGTTTTTATTCAGCCTTCTTGAATTAGAAATCATAGAAAAGCAGGAAAGAACGATGAAGACACTGCTAAAGTTTGCGAAATTTCCTTACAGGAAAACGATGGACGATTTTGATTTTACAGTACAGCCAAACATTGATGAGAGAAGGATTAAAGAGTTAATGAATCTGTCCTTTTTAGAGGAAAATGAAAACCTTATTTTCCTCGGGCCACCTGGCATAGGAAAAACTCACCTAGCAGTGGCGATTGGACTTGAAGCAGTTTCGAAGGGGCTAAAAACCTATTTCATTACATTGAGTGATATGGTTTCGCAATTAAGAAAAGCAGAACAGAACGAGAAACTTGAAAGAAAGATACGATCGTTTGTTAAACCTTCAGTTTTGATAATTGATGAAATAGGATACCTTAACCTAGATCCTCAAAGTGCTCATTACCTGTTTCAAGTAATTTCAAGAAGATACGAACGTGGCTCGATTATACTTACCTCCAATAAAGGGTTTGGTGAGTGGGGAGAAATGGTGGGAGATCCCATTATTGCGACAGCTATGCTAGACCGTCTTTTACACCATTCAAGGATTTTCAATCTAAAAGGTAATAGTTATAGGCTTAAGGAAAAGCAAATGAAGACACAGAAGGACTGA